A genomic region of Sarcophilus harrisii chromosome 6, mSarHar1.11, whole genome shotgun sequence contains the following coding sequences:
- the LOC100933432 gene encoding olfactory receptor 5D18-like has product MKNADRNESDIIFILLGFSDYPDLQIPLFLVFLVIYIITVVGNLGMIMIIRINPKLHTPMYFFLSHLSFLDFCYSTIITPKLLQILIVEDRSISFVPCITQYSFAVMCVVTEVFLLAVMAYDRFVAICNPLLYIVVMSQKRCVLMMTGVYTWGIFSTSVFVYSLLIRSFAGVNIINNFLCEYSAIISVSASDNYVILTIFFILANFNTFFTLAIVLTSYFFIFVTILKMNSASGRYKAFSTCASHLTGVTIFFGTILFLYCVPSSKGSWLLVRVSTVFYTVVIPMLNPIIYSLRNKDVKETIKKLIELPVKWCSG; this is encoded by the coding sequence ATGAAAAATGCTGACCGAAATGAGAGTGATATCATCTTCATCCTTTTAGGGTTCTCGGATTACCCAGATCTCCAGATTCCTCTGTTCCTGGTATTCCTTGTGATCTATATTATTACTGTAGTAGGAAACTTGGGCATGATTATGATCATCAGAATTAATCCCAAACTGCACACTCCCATGTACTTCTTCCTTAGTCATTtgtcttttttagatttttgttaCTCTACTATCATTACACCCAAATTATTACAAATCTTGATTGTGGAAGACAGAAGCATTTCTTTTGTTCCTTGTATTACACAATATTCTTTTGCTGTCATGTGTGTGGTCACAGAGGTATTCTTATTAGCAGTGATGGCCTATGACCGCTTTGTGGCAATTTGCAATCCCTTGCTATATATAGTTGTCATGTCCCAAAAACGCTGTGTCCTGATGATGACAGGAGTTTATACATGGGGCATATTTTCTACTAGTGTATTTGTCTACTCTCTCCTTATAAGGTCATTTGCTGGGGTCAACATCATTAATAATTTTCTCTGTGAGTATTCTGCAAtaatttctgtctctgcctctgataATTATGTTATACTGACAATCTTTTTTATCCTTGCCAATTTCAATACCTTTTTTACCCTTGCAATTGTGCTCAcgtcctatttttttatttttgttactatcCTGAAGATGAATTCAGCCAGTGGGAGGTACAAAGCTTTCTCCACTTGTGCATCCCATCTGACAGGTGTTACTATTTTCTTTGGAACCATCCTCTTCCTCTACTGTGTGCCCAGTTCCAAAGGTTCATGGCTTCTAGTGAGAGTAAGCACTGTGTTTTATACAGTGGTGATCCCCATGCTGAACCCCATAATATATAGTTTAAGGAATAAAGATGTGAAAGAGACTATCAAGAAATTAATTGAACTGccagttaagtggtgcagtggatag
- the LOC100933173 gene encoding olfactory receptor 5D13-like, whose protein sequence is MMNAEQNQSDVVIFILLGFSDYPKLQLPLFLLFLAIYVVTVVGNLGMILIIRINPKLHTPMYFFLSHLSFVDFSYSTIITPKLLDILIVEDRSISFEGCIAQFTFAATCLVMETFLLAVMAYDRFVAICNPLLYTVAMSQKRCALLIAGTYTWGTISSLIFTYTLLILSFCGTNIINNFLCEYSAILSASLSDKHVTEIILFILANFNTFSTLIVVLTSYLFIFVTVMKMHSASGRHKDFSTCASHLTAVTIFYGTILFLYCVPSSKNSWLIIRMGTVFCTVVIPMLNPLIYSLRNKDVKETIRKLLDTKILHL, encoded by the coding sequence ATGATGAATGCTGAGCAAAATCAGAGTGATGTGGTTATCTTCATTCTCTTAGGATTCTCTGATTATCCAAAGCTCCAGCTCCCCCTCTTTCTACTATTTCTTGCAATTTATGTGGTTACTGTGGTGGGAAATCTGGGCATGATTTTGATCATCAGGATCAATCCCAAACTCCACACCCCCATGTACTTTTTCCTCAGTCATTTGTCCTTTGTGGATTTTAGTTACTCCACTATCATTACACCCAAGCTCTTAGACATATTAATTGTGGAAGACAGAAGCATCTCCTTCGAAGGCTGCATTGCACAATTTACTTTTGCTGCTACCTGCTTGGTGATGGAGACTTTCCTGTTGGCAGTGATGGCTTATGATCGCTTTGTGGCCATTTGTAATCCTCTATTGTATACAGTGGCCATGTCCCAAAAACGCTGTGCCCTACTGATTGCTGGGACATATACATGGGGCACAATTTCCTCCCTCATATTCACCTACACTCTacttattttgtcattttgtggGACTAACATCATCAATAATTTTCTCTGTGAGTATTCTGCTATCCTTTCTGCCTCCTTGTCTGATAAACACGTTACAGAgataattctatttattcttgCTAATTTTAACACATTTTCCACCCTTATTGTAGTGCTCAcatcttatctatttatttttgtcacGGTCATGAAAATGCATTCAGCCAGTGGAAGACATAAAGACTTTTCTACCTGTGCCTCCCACCTGACAGCTGTAACGATCTTCTATGGGACCATCCTCTTTCTTTACTGTGTGCCCAGTTCCAAAAACTCATGGCTTATAATCAGAATGGGCACTGTTTTTTGTACAGTTGTGATCCCTATGCTTAATCCCCTAATATATAGCCTAAGGAATAAAGATGTGAAAGAAACTATCAGAAAATTATTGGATACCAAAATATTGCATCTCTAA